The following are encoded together in the Naumannella cuiyingiana genome:
- a CDS encoding helix-turn-helix domain-containing protein, translating into MHLPLLHKLCEALIRLTLQEVGQSRGHCGDREALDAYRASSFPNATNRLSLAGSTGGTATPRGPTSLTAVADSLTLDPARGACEKMAEEHEVLTTEEAAALLRVSTKTVLALAREGSLPGEKVGRAWRFLRSDVLAVVRGGKDTAKSGGMSDSTRYRPHVPYQSRRSR; encoded by the coding sequence ATGCACCTCCCCCTCCTGCACAAGCTCTGCGAAGCCCTGATCCGCCTCACGCTGCAAGAGGTCGGTCAGTCACGGGGACACTGCGGCGACCGGGAGGCTCTCGATGCCTATCGGGCTTCCTCGTTCCCTAACGCGACGAACCGGCTTTCCCTCGCGGGCAGCACGGGCGGCACCGCCACTCCGCGTGGACCGACGTCGCTGACGGCTGTCGCTGATAGCCTGACGTTAGACCCCGCAAGAGGAGCGTGCGAGAAGATGGCGGAAGAACACGAAGTTCTCACGACGGAGGAGGCTGCCGCGCTGCTGCGCGTGAGCACCAAGACCGTGCTCGCGCTCGCCCGCGAAGGCTCCCTGCCGGGCGAGAAAGTTGGACGGGCCTGGCGCTTCCTCCGCAGCGACGTTCTCGCAGTGGTCCGAGGCGGCAAGGACACCGCGAAGAGTGGGGGAATGAGTGACAGCACGCGATACCGTCCGCACGTCCCTTACCAATCGAGACGCTCTCGCTGA
- a CDS encoding sulfate permease, with translation MPTNILLDAIRTRRGLRWGLPAMLLAIPYLYTANLCVQLIAGGGLGWLHLIVLLFIYNAMKFVIMGPVSLVLLLRARLREHAARRREQRAGHRPMVAARSGGSRRPRGR, from the coding sequence ATGCCTACCAACATCCTGCTCGACGCGATCCGCACCCGCCGGGGACTGCGCTGGGGCCTGCCGGCGATGCTGCTGGCCATCCCGTACCTGTACACCGCGAACCTCTGCGTGCAGCTCATCGCCGGCGGCGGTCTCGGGTGGCTGCACCTGATCGTGCTGCTGTTCATCTACAACGCGATGAAGTTCGTCATTATGGGGCCGGTCAGCCTCGTCCTCCTGCTCCGCGCCCGCCTCCGCGAGCACGCCGCACGCCGCCGCGAGCAGCGGGCCGGCCACCGGCCCATGGTCGCCGCCAGGTCGGGCGGGTCACGGCGCCCGCGCGGACGGTGA
- a CDS encoding DUF4062 domain-containing protein encodes MSSLITDMPDERAAVRAAIESAGATAVMFEDLGAQDVSAEQAYLSGVRSSEVYVGMWGSRYGVRMPDGYSATHAEFLEAERNGLRLCLFVHGETGGEMDGAQRDLVQGARNLYTTSPWSDPDDLGRRVRRRLEELAAEELAPWVRVGRTLFRAREITNDGKTISLTAAVRSDAVHAELVRLRDNRAGGVPFASPHTALSVQIVELSTRTVSTIGHEERLTLVAQEQRGSSMRASINGVSADEVGQRALSDGLFGTSLLGQQMGWMARPIDPLASLRGLGLDDSVLRPVARLLFAERLITDQAASRIDSFALGPSHQGARRLRATWTPPQVYVNEPDPAPVSIDGTVMGL; translated from the coding sequence GTGTCCAGCCTGATCACCGACATGCCCGACGAGCGGGCCGCGGTGCGGGCAGCGATCGAGTCGGCCGGGGCGACGGCGGTGATGTTCGAGGATCTCGGAGCACAGGACGTCTCGGCCGAGCAGGCCTACCTCTCCGGGGTGCGCAGCTCCGAGGTCTACGTGGGCATGTGGGGTTCGCGCTACGGCGTGCGGATGCCTGACGGGTACTCGGCCACGCATGCGGAGTTCTTGGAGGCCGAGCGCAACGGCCTGCGGCTGTGTCTGTTCGTGCATGGCGAGACCGGCGGGGAGATGGATGGTGCGCAGCGCGATCTGGTTCAGGGCGCCCGCAACCTGTATACGACGAGCCCGTGGAGTGACCCGGACGACCTCGGTCGGCGGGTGCGGCGTCGTCTGGAGGAGTTGGCGGCGGAGGAACTGGCGCCGTGGGTGCGGGTGGGCCGGACACTGTTTCGTGCGCGGGAGATCACCAACGACGGGAAGACGATCTCACTTACTGCGGCGGTGCGCAGCGACGCGGTCCATGCCGAGCTGGTGCGCCTGCGGGACAACCGGGCCGGCGGTGTCCCGTTCGCCTCCCCTCACACGGCGCTGTCGGTGCAGATCGTGGAGTTGTCCACCAGGACCGTCTCGACGATTGGTCATGAGGAGCGGCTGACGTTGGTCGCACAGGAGCAGCGGGGCTCGAGTATGCGCGCATCCATCAACGGAGTATCGGCCGACGAGGTCGGGCAGCGGGCGCTGTCCGACGGGCTGTTCGGCACCTCGCTGCTTGGCCAGCAGATGGGGTGGATGGCACGCCCGATCGATCCGCTGGCATCGCTGCGGGGACTGGGCCTGGACGACAGTGTCCTGCGTCCGGTGGCGCGCCTCCTGTTCGCTGAGCGGCTGATCACTGACCAGGCCGCGTCCAGGATCGACTCGTTCGCGCTCGGCCCCTCCCACCAAGGCGCACGCCGGCTACGGGCCACCTGGACCCCGCCGCAGGTCTATGTGAACGAACCTGACCCAGCCCCCGTCTCGATCGACGGAACCGTGATGGGCCTGTGA
- a CDS encoding relaxase domain-containing protein codes for MSAGDGYRYLLRTVAAADGDRELSTPLTRYYVEEGTPPGQWFGAGVTGLGKGQLAVGDRVSEAQLQLLMGMGRDPITGDPLGHAFPAYKSVPERIDARIADLDPGLSPGAKGEAVARIEAEETERGKRRAVAGFDFTFSIPKSASALWGITDDIPLGALPASTAQKIDAARAKTALDHASRIINSADEPTTRRTQERDSLSL; via the coding sequence ATGAGCGCGGGCGATGGCTACAGATATCTCCTGCGTACGGTCGCGGCTGCGGATGGCGACCGTGAGCTGTCCACGCCGTTGACGAGGTATTACGTGGAGGAGGGAACACCGCCAGGCCAATGGTTCGGCGCTGGTGTCACTGGTCTCGGGAAGGGGCAGCTCGCGGTCGGTGATCGGGTGTCGGAGGCCCAGCTCCAGCTCTTGATGGGCATGGGCCGCGACCCGATCACCGGCGACCCGCTCGGGCATGCGTTCCCGGCCTACAAGTCGGTGCCGGAGCGGATCGACGCCCGGATCGCCGACCTCGACCCCGGCCTGAGCCCAGGCGCGAAGGGGGAGGCGGTCGCGCGGATCGAAGCCGAGGAGACCGAACGCGGCAAACGGCGGGCGGTGGCCGGGTTCGACTTCACCTTCTCGATCCCGAAGTCGGCCTCAGCGTTGTGGGGCATCACCGACGACATACCCCTGGGTGCCCTGCCCGCATCGACCGCGCAGAAGATCGACGCCGCCCGCGCGAAGACCGCCCTCGACCACGCCAGCCGAATCATCAACAGCGCGGATGAGCCCACGACGCGTCGCACGCAGGAGCGGGACTCGCTCAGTCTGTAA